The segment TTGTCTAGCTCTGGTAAGAATCACTGAACAAGTCTGTAAAGCtgtaaatgaaaacactgaattCATGTTCCCATTGCCCTGCTGTTGTTGCCTCACCTTCCATCAAGCGTGTTTTAACAGACAGCCGAAGCTGCCTCTGTCCTCAGTAATGCGGAGCTGAGCTGCTAACTGAAGGATGATGTCGAGCTGACAGTGCAGCCCCCCCCTCCAACAGATGGTAAGAGTCCGCAGTCAGAGAAATAAACCGAAAGACATCAATAGCATTATGTCAGATGGTAGTTTTTGAGCTGATGGGACTACTTTTCTCTGACTGCGGAAGAGCAGTTTACTGCTAACAGAGTCTGCCTGAGAGGGAAAGGCTGTCATAAAGCCATTCCTCAGTGCTCAGCAGTGTCAGATCTGGACAGCGAGGCTCACTGCTGACTGGTTTGTACTACGTTAATGTCAGACTTACAGATTGCTGCCCTACTTAGGTTCTGTCATGGAGCCCAAACAGACAGGGTCTTCCTTTGGCCTCGGGACCTCCTCCTGTCAGTACTGGGAGTTGGCAGGTAGACCTAAGGAGCTTTCTGAACGCTGCTCTTTAAAAAGTAGTTCAACGACAAAACCTTTAATAACCTCGTGTCAAACGTTGCTTTATGTTCTTAGAATCTGCAGCACCAACTGATCATGTTGAAGTTGAAGGTATCGTGTATCCAGTGCTGAACTCGGGCTCTATGTCGCCCTGAATTACGTTTCAAAAAGCCACGAGGAAAACACTTTACGTTGATCAGTAGCTGCATTTTGATGTTGAGGTGGCTTCATGTGAAAACAGCGAAGCAGCAGAACTTAAAAATCCTACTTTGGGCCTAATTTACTGGACAAGCAGAAGCCGTTGGCCACTCTGCCTTCCTTTTATGAGTTTGGAGCAGACCGAGCACTAAGTGGTGGAGCAGTCTGTCAGCACTGTTGCCCTGCTGCAGGGAGGATCTGGGTTTGAGTCCCTGCTGGGACCTttctgcatgttctccctggGAGTGAATGGGTTTCAGggttctctggtttcctcccacaggcaCAAAtcatacatgttaggttaaatggCCACTCTAAACTGTctctgtggccctgtgatggactgcaAACCTGCCCAGGGTGTACCCCCACCTCTTGCCTGTTTGAAATACTGTAGGTAACAGCTCTCCATGACCCAGAACAGGTACATACAGGTTATAAagcaaatggatggatgggttagTCTGAAATATTTGACACTTAAACCCATATTAGTAAAGCTTTCTCCTCTAAGCTGGAGTGTCCCTTTCTGTCTGAATGCAATGCTGAAAAATGCTTGCCAAATATCAACCTATTATGATGCCATAGAAGggttaaaggcaaaaaaagagaaagatttagcatgtcagtttttttttcttctttaattctTCTTTTACTTGTGTGGTTATGCTTTTCTCAACACCTCTTACAAATGACAAACTCCAACAACATTTCAAAGCTCATGATATATCAACCAATAATTTATTACGCCTCTCATTTTACAAGGCTCATATTGCGTGTCTACCTAAGGATTTGTAAAACTGCTTTTCTGCTCAATACATGAAATCctacaaaagcaaaagcaacTATATGTGCACCTAAACAAATACAGATGCTTCAGTATCAACAATGTCGGAAAAAATCTTTCTATAAATGTACATACAGTCACAATAATATGACTTGATGTTCACTGCATCATGTAACAGATGGAACATCGCTGGTGGCTTTTAAACTTTGGGAAATCAGCACCATTTAAGAGgattgcaaacagaaaaaatgtcaatttcTTACAAAAATTAGAttctttaatttacaaaaaaatcctttcaaaaAGGGTTATGTGTTTTCTACCTTACAGGGAAAATagtattgttttgttaaaagtgTAATAGTAAAATACTGATCAGAACGATATATAATTACATggtacaaacaaaataatgtaaatagTGTAAATGCTGGCTGTTAAAGTATGGCACACAATCTTTACACAGTTTCAAAAACCTTTCCAAACAGTCAAAtatggtgtttcttttttcctaaaaatatccaaaaaagAGCAAGCACAAAAGTAGAAAaggttaatgaaaaaaatgttttcaaaagcaTCCATATACAGACAAATCTCACTCAGCCAAATCCAGTCCTCTTAATGAACCTCTTCACTGCTGCAATGAAAATATTTCTCCAGAAAAAAACGTTCCTTATTTCTTATTTACACAAAATTGTCACATCGACTGAGGCAGGAGTCTCTTCCTCAGCTGGTACCGTTCCGTGTCCAGTCTGTCCTCAGACTGTGGTCACAGACAGCAGAGAGTTGTAAACCCTTGTGCCGTCAGGTGACTTGGTGCCATGGGTCAGCAGTTCCTGAATGGTCATCCAgttgtcaaatattttcttgttcctctttttcatcatttttttgtgGCTGAGTTCAATGATGTTCGGCTCCTTTTTGTCCTCGGTGCCGCTCTGCTCTTTCAGGCAGTCAGCTCGGCTCTGCTTCATGAACTCGCGGCGCTGCTTCTGCTCCTTGGCGCGCACGGCGTGCTGCTTCCTCTCTTCCTTGCTCCAGTAGCGGCCCATCTTGAGCTCGCTGATGGCGTCGTCGTCCGTGGTCATGCCACTACGCTCCTCGTGAATCCGGAGGGCGCGCTCCCTCAGCAGCTTGTCGCGAACAGGCCGCTTTGTGATGTATCTCGTGCCGTCGCTGCGGATCTTCACCTTCCACTCCATCTTGGGCTCCAGGTCGCTGGGGCTGATGGGGTCCCGGCACATGCTGACCAGACTCATCTGGCTCTGGGCGTACTCCACGGCTGATTTCTGCTGGATCAGCTGCATGTAGCTCTGGTAGTGCTGGGCGTGGGCCGGGATGTGAGCGTGCTTGTAAGGTGAATGGGGCTGGGAAAAGCTACGTCCGCTCTTACTGGACTCTCCTAGCTTCCTTTCCTTGCTATCTGCCTGCAGTGCTCCATCTTGGTCCTTGGAGGAGCCTCTGCTCCTGCTGGGCCCACAGGCCTCCTGGACAGGGGATAAGAGGGGCTTGAGCATCTTGCCAACGGAGCTGCTGGAGCCGGAGGGTCCAGCTGGGCACTGGTTTTCTGCTCCTCGACGGAGGGAGTTATCTGGAGACAATTCTAGAGTGAGGGGAGTGCTGCGGCAGCTCTCGCCAGTGTTGTAGGCACTGGAGCTGTCCTTATCAGATTTCTCAGGCAGCTCGGAGATATCGGACAGCTCATGGCGCCGAGCGTCGATGCTGGTGTTGTAGTTGCGGAAGCCGCTGTTGTGGAGCATCCACGACTCTCGGCACTGCTCCCTCAACTGCTGCATCTTGTGAGCGCGGACGATGTTCAGGCACTCCAGCTCAATGCTGCGCAGCTCCTCGTTTAGCAACTCCAGCTCCTTGTCCACACCCTCCTCAGCCTGCCCTTCGGCGCCAGCACCCTGACCGTACAGGGCCTGAGCTCCGCTGGTCCTCATCTGACACTTCAGCTCCAGCAGTTCTCGGAAGCGTTCGCATTCGTCAGCTGGGATGCCCAGAAAGTCTGCGTCGGTGTAGTCTGCCGACATGAAGGACTCGCCGCCGAAGGGCAGGTCAGTGCTGCCGAGAGTGTCCTGGCTGTAGGTCAGCTTTCTGCAGCTGCCCAGCGTGTTGGAGGCTGTGGTCGTCTGATCATCGGCGAGGTTTTCTTGCTCGGAACTCTCGTCGTTTCGAGTACTCTCGTCCGTGCGACCGACTCCGCTGTCCTTTTCATGGTGGTTGGAGAGCAGGGTGGCTGTGTCTGTAGTGCCGCCATCCTCCTCATGCTTCTTCTGTAAAAACAGTTGACCCAGTTAGTTACTTATCAAGGCAATTTAGATATTATGGTACTCACCAGGTCCCAAAATTAAGTGCATATGCTAATTACAAGAAATGACATATAGCATTGTATCATTCTTTTTGAACAAAAGTTAAGTTAAATGCAGGAACTAATTGCACACATGACTCTTCAGCTTGTAGAACTACCTTTAGTAGCAATAACTTGATATaactattttctgttttacctttAAGTATTGCACATCATCATGGCTTTTGTTCATTGACATTTGCAGACGTtcatttctgcacagctctcttataggaatagtttggtcatttttaaacttacGTTTAGTTAAATACTAATAACTATTACCTTGTTAGCCATGAGATCAGTCATAGagcaaaaagtataaataaagaGCCAAAAGACTTTGCATAGGCTCGggtaatggctagccaaacgtGGGCcagattttaaaatcctttttcagTCTTTCTCAAAAAGGCCACCCCAGTGTGgaagaacgctacattagcttATATTAAACCTCTACGCATTTGCACAACACGGTTCTggtttgttgcttttgtctCAACTGAACATAGTTCATGTTATTCcgtgaatgtatgtgtgctgagcacaCGTAGGCTGTGTATGCTGTATATGCCAGTGAAGCTCAGCCTGCGAATGTATCAGATCGTTGGAAGTTGAGTAAATCATTGAACTGACTAGACGCCCCGATCGGGCAGACTTCTACAtttgcagcctcagcaccacACAGCCCACACACatttgttcagttgagaaaacagtgatatattaaataaacacactgtgtcatgcaaaagcgtgtataaagttttaatattgactaatgtagtgttcttttatagtggtatgttgtttttgagagtGAGTTGTTATATATTGtcaataatataatatatattgtttggctagccattagcctagccggGACGAAGACTTTTGCCCCTTTCTTCAtcctttgtgttttatgactgataaggtactaactgttgctaactatttgacagaacatcccgtcagaaatgaccagactataCCTTCAAGGTCTCACCACAGCATATAAATCAGGATGAGCCCTGGTTGGGCCATTGCAGCaccttcattcttttttttcccaaaaaaatatttatcaactCATTATAGACTCAATTACTGCAAGGTGCCCAGATATGATGGCAGCAAAGAAGCCCTAATAATCAGCCCTCTACCCCCATGCTTAACAGCTGATATGAGGTGCTTGTAGTGAAATGCTCTGTTTGGTTTCCTCTTACTGTTGTGCTGCACATTATGGCCAAACATCTCCACTCTCGTCTGTAAAAAGAGTCCttgttctaaatgttttttttaaagatgtaacGTTACAAACACAAGTTGTACTGAATTATATCCTAAAAGAAGAGAGGCTTTTCTCAACACCGAAAACTATTAAACATGAATTATCCCAACTGACTGCGAGTCTTCCGATACAACACACTCTGAATGCGTGCGACTGCGCATGTGTACCTGCACTAGCATGCTGGCAGTGAACTGCATGGCCTGATGGTGCTGCTGCTCCAGCATGTCCATGTGGAGGTCATCCAGGAAGTCGTTCCTGTCATCGTCCATCCAGCTGTCGTCCAGCTGAGACGCCATGTAGAGGGAAGGGAAGACGCTTCATTAGATGCAAAAATGAAACCACAAAGTTTTGctcaaaagaaaaggaaataaaaacaaaactagggTGGGGAGTAGAAGAGGGAATCCTTCAATACACCTTGAAGGAAATCATAGTTGATTCTAAAGCACTATAAAAGTTCTGTTTGATTGTGCCATGTATTGTTGCTATTAGTCTTTAAGAAATgcacaaaacatacaaaaatgcTAATTACCTGGATCTCTGGTCTGGCCACCAACAAAGAGATATTCTGGTTGCCCTCAGTGGTCAGCAGCGCCACGGCATCCTCGCGGTTTTGGATCTCAACGCCATTTATCTTTAGCAACAAAGCAAAAGCAGATTTACTTTTGTACACAGTAACTGTTTGTACTTTTACACAAGCCAAAAACTGAGGCTCAAAGCATTACTATGTGTCTCTCTTACCTGTACGATTTTGTCCCCTTCCCTAATTCTGCCGTCCTTTGCGGCGATGCTGTTTGGGTCAATCTAAGGTGAACAGGAATGTTACATTTAGGAGCCAGGGTAAACATCATCCCTGCTGACAGGCCAATTTGTTCTCATTCTCTTAGTGTTAAAGCAGGTTTAGGCACAACCCTGCAACACTCACCTCACTAATGTAAATCCCagcctcatcttcatcatcagtcCTGTAACAGATGGTCAGGCCAAGTTTATCTTGGATGTTGGCTCGGTACAGATCCACTTCCTGGTAAGACAAGGCAAAACAGAAATTGACTattaatatttttcaaatgaagcagaaaatagCTGCGgatttgtgtgaatgtgtttctgGACAAAGTAAATGTGTTGACTAAGAAATGAGACCAGAGAGCAACAGTGATCCATCAATCACTGTAATGAATCTTTCAGCTGGTCGCAGGAAGGCCATTGGCTTTTCTTAGAGGCCCACTGACAGCATGAAAAATGATGCAGTGGACTGCAGACGACCAGAGTGCCGTTTTTCACTTGTCAGCACCTGTAATCTCACAGATACAGATAAAGTTACGAGCAGCGTTGGACTCTGAGGGCAAAGGATCAAGCTTTGCCAGGGTTAACCCCCAAAAACTAAGCTGTAGCAGAATACACTGATGAATCTTAAAGGAAAACACTCTGGGACAGACACTCTGCCACATGTCAGATAAGACAATTCATACTGCttttactgaaacagaaacCAATGCAGAATAGAATACAACCACCATTTAGTTTTGGGGAAATTTTTGAATGAATTTCACCTAAATTTACATGGTAAATACACCAAAATTATCATATTTCTGATTCTGTCACATAATTGGAAGTACAATTCATCCAATATGCAATCACAACAACactgttctgttaaaaaaaaaaatccaattaaactCTACTGTCAGacaattttgcatttttgtcgAGCAACGTTTCTCCTAAATTTTGAAACTGACACAAAGCACGTCAACTTGAAAATAACTCTGTGTAACACAGGGATTCCCATCTGTCCAGCAACCCACTATACTCACTTTGTTAAAGTTGTGCTTAAATACAAACCAAGAGTGTAGGTTATGGCATGCTCATTCAGGACAATTCAATATACTACTGCCGTTTTTCAGtataaaacaagattaaatgttgaactagaagcactcagagaatgcAGACATCCACCAAGGCTATAGGATTATTAGAAAATTGtaggatctggatcaccaccaaaattaaATTACTTGGTTTTGTAAGAACcccaacattttcagaaaatttaatcaaattttcAAGATTTTGAGTAACCTTGcttacacacagacagacactacTGAGACACCTCCTTGGCATAGGTAACCGTTAAAAAGTACTTGAAAAATCTTTTACTTAATATTAACcaatattttagaaatattttttaggCGGCAGgtgttaataaaaaacaattatgatGTACCGGTAAAATAGACTGGATCCCAAAAAAACATCAGAGTTGATCGTCAGACAATTCTTTGTAAACCAGGGTCACTGTTCAAAGACTGAGGTTTGTGTGCAGCTGCAACACCACGCCTCTAAATAACTTCCTGGAGCTTCACCTATTTGCTCTCAGCTTTATAGTTCCTCTGTTGATGGTATTAATATCAGACAATAGGTGACTGAGGTTTAATAACAGAGGGTGTCAGGGTTGGTGGAGGTCAGTAAAGGTGGAACAGAAGCCTTCATATCATAGTCTCATCCAGCCATTGTTAGCATCATTAGATCCATCACTGTTGCCCTATTATCTGTGCCATCTAATTATCTACTGGGCCTCCTCTCCATCGCGTAACAGCAGAAGATGACTTATTAATCCCTGTCACTAAAAAGTAATGAATTATGTCACCGTTGTGTATCTGCTgggaacaaaaaaaccccaaaaaatagCCACTCTATTCAAGTCTGGGCCTAGATCTTAGTGTCTGTATGTAGGATGAAGGCTCCACTGATAACTAGGACTTGTGGTTGCTACAAAACACTTCTAGACTGAAGCCACTAGTATTTtgccagtcttttttttttggaaaccagcagacaaatacaaacagagGTGAAGTTTTACCTCATATTCCAGCCCCTCACGCTCTATGTCCTGTTGTATGCCCTCAAGGAAATCGTTGGGGTCAAAGTATGCATGCCCAGGAGGGTGCCtgagaataaaaaggaaaaaaaaagagtgtacaatgaacttttaaaaactggggAGAAAATTAGAGAAGCACCCGTCATAATTAGGCCGAAACACACTCCCATATTTGTCAAGTTTGGATTGAATTTCACCCCAGAGCTGGAAAATTAAATGAGACGTTGAAAGGAAGCAATGTGAACTGAATGAAGAAATGACTTTCAGATCAGATATACTGATAATACACCCAGAGGCTCACTGCAAATTAACATGCCGTGTTATTAATTTGACTTAAATCAATTACTATCAATATTATTCATTAAAGGGCATCTGATGCGAGTGCAGTGTGTGAAATGTACCCAGTCTCTGAGCtcaacgcacacacacacacaacacagatACAAGCACTTTGGgaatatgcaaataaaatgaagtgtCACTTTAATATGCCCTGGAGAGGCTGTCATCTCTAGTGAATGGCTTCCCTTTGAACATCGAGCCCCTCCTGAGTGATCACTGGtggtattattttaaaacaagatcatctcagtgttttaaactaaggtgACCTTTTCAATACTGCTGGGTTCTGACAAGACTTTAAACATcttcttatttaattttaaattgcaCTTCAAATAAATTAGCAATTTGTTCAGGTGAGTAAGTAAGAATTTCCACTAAGCCAGGTTTTTGTATCTGTGGTCAGAGATCGGCTAGATTTTGGACTTGGATTTTAGTCTTGGACTTATAAGTGGAGTTACATCACTTAAATTGCTTAGAAATAATGAAGATGATGACatattttgtattgttttatttcatgactCATGAGAGACAAAAACATAGTTCAATGCTGgaacaaactgaaaaagacaaactggaaTGTTGTCACAACAACAGCTTTATCTTTCATTTTAACaactgacatgaaaaaaaacccattcataactttttgaataatcttgtgcacagacagacagacactaccaaaaacatgacctccttAGTGGAGGTCATGCAGAAGGGAGCTTCCTCTGACTGGTCAGCCTAATGATCAGGCTTTTTCCACTATTTCCACATCAACTAGCCCcaagtgaaataaaagttaaaagcaacGGTTTTCGTGGAGAAGTTATTTCCCATTAGGCGAGTTGTTACTCACTCGTCCGGCAGCAGGTACTCTTCCAGCTCCGTCATTGGGGGCGAGGAGGAAGGCAGCTTGCTGAGGGCTGTGATGTGCTGGAGAGCGATGTCGGTCTGGGTGCCAATGTCTGACACCTGGAGGTCCGCGGTGGGGCTGACCAGTTTGGGGTAAGGGGCCCGGCGCAGAACTTGCACCATGATGGGCTCCTTGGCGGTGCGGAACGCCTCCACTGCCTGTTCGTGGGTGGCCTTGGAGAGATCCTTGCCATTGACCTGGAAGATCAAAGCgggggaaaaacaaaccagagaaTCATGTcattgaaagaaagaaagaacgataaaaaaaaatcattttaatccATCTGTGGGGAGGGTGTTTATTATGCTAAACTGATTTAGTCATTGTCTCTGATTACGAACCCCTCACACAAATCATTACGTCCACACAAATTTAACTCTGATGTTCTGTTTGGGAAACGTCTCATTGGTGCCACGGCCTTTTTTATACAGGGTCATAGCTGGACCAAGCGGAATATGACATTAATTAGAAAGAGTCTCTCTTTAATTAATCaagttcattagctgtggctgcaTGCAGGATTCCTCCTTTTAGCGGAGTAATTTCTCAGCAGAGGATAAATCTGACCTCCTGGCAGAGACAGTGGAGGAGGGCGCTGGGCATTAACCTGAGCAGATTATTTTCAAAAGGCTGCAATGTGCTGTAGAGATGAGGCTAATTAAGTGTGGTTGAGCCACTTAAAGTCTGTGCGCAGATAAAAGATGTGCGCAGAGCCTCTAAATTCCCCGCTCTCGGAAGAATGCGCCACAAGATCCAAAAAGACTTCAAATTTAATAGAGAAGACTTAAACAGGATCTGCGTTGGATGAGATGCGTTTTAAGTTTTTATGGGAAGTCAGGCTTCTCTgcatacacacccacacatacacaagctTGAATCCTTAAAATGGAGCTAGGTTTTAGCAGCAGCAAGTCATTAGGAGTCACTAATCTTCAGCATCTTTTCTCACTCATCCTGATACCTAACAGGCATGCAAGTCAGTGATCGGGGTTCTGTTTGTGATGAACATGTTGGCTCACCTGCCTGGTGGTGCGAGTCTGATTTGAATGCGCAATTTGTAGATTTAACTGTGGTCCTGCAACATTAAAATAGCCCTATAAATAGTAAAATCCTGATGGAAACAATGTGAAAATTGAGAACACATTTCCGTCGGAAAGTACACTTTCAAATGTCCTCAGGTGGTGTCTGTCGGTGGACAAGAAGAGCAGATAGAGGAGGAAAGGTAAAAGCTATGTCAGAAAAGTCTACAGGAAATGattgttatagatagctctttgaatagcCTTCATTTGGAGAAATGAGGTTTAATTATGTCTTGATTAACAAGTAACAGTTGGCCTGAATATGGTAAAGACCAAAATgatttgctgctgtcttaaatcAACAAGAATCTCAAAAATCTCATAGAATCTAAAGATTCTTCATCTTGATtggaattattttaagaaggcaTCAGTCCATCAATGGTCTAACAGTTAGCTCGTCGATCCATTTATGGCTGTTAAAGAtgtctacaacagataagatattattgttagtaaacatttcacagagccccacttcaaaagatctaaactatctcTTTAGGCAGAGCAGGTTAATCTTAACCCTGCAGGATAACTGGATTATCTCAGCAGATGTTAAACTATTCATTTTCTACATTCAATCTTgggcaaaacaacaaaaaacaaaaaagaaaccatcttttagtttcttctgaACAATTCAACACCTAAAAAGCAAGTTGTTCCATCACAGAACATGACGTTAAGAGGTccagatgaacaaacaaacatttatgaacACTGCTCTAATTCTTGGCTATGAGTcaaaacattataaaacaagCAGTGTGTCAGCATGAAAGACACAGAACATATCGTGACTGCTTTAAACCGGAGTAAGCCCCCCCCCAAAATGACCCATCTACAGTCACGTTTGTCTCCCACTGAGAGTCATGATGTTGCACATCAGCTGACGAATAAAAGTGCTTTTGTGTTGCCCTCTTACTGCATGGAGGCCGCAACAGTCCGACGTGGTTGCCAGGAATCTCGAGGCTCCTTGAAGGCAGTGAAGCAGAGACAAAGCCTTTAGCCCCCTGCCCGCTAAGCTTGAGGCCTTCTGCCTCGCTGCTCTTGATAGTGGAAGATTCTCCCCCCCCCAGCTGTGAAGGGGCGGGGGTCCCCTCAGCCTATTCACTTGGCTCACCTCTGACACGGAACAGCCCTTTGCCGCACACtgggaaaaaacacacaacactcTGGCACAACACACAATGCTCAGCGACCGCTGGGCTCCTCCAACTGTGGCGTGGTCAACTTCTGTCGTAACTCAGGCACAGCTCAGCCGCATGAAAAGCTTGTACAGCTCTATTCGCGTCAAGTTGCTGAAGCCGAAGGGACCAGACGTAGCACGCTCTGAAAACCTGAACTGTGAAGAAAGGCTCAGTTCGCAAATACAGAACACTTAGACTCTTGTTCTCGTGAGCCCAGGGAGGACTGACACGCAGAAACTGCTCTGTATGCATGCTCTACATTGGTTTATGTTAAACCCATTTTAACTGCACCAAGGAGGCCCGGCCCAACTTAAAGGAATACTAATcagctttaaatcaaacatcCACTGTGCTGGTGTCTGGTGAGGAATTTACACAGCTGTGGCTTTGTTATTCACAAcctattttctttcattaaaatgtcacatttgacCTCTAAAGCAGCAAGTGGAAACAAGTACCTGCTCAGGATTTGGCTTTTTGAAGCTAATTTAGGATTTGAGCTCTCCTCAACACGGCATGTGAAAGCTGTGTCAGTCTTCTGCCTGCTTCAGTAATAATTAGGGGCAGCAGGGGGCGAGTTGTGCGGTGAACTCTGATGCCATGTTGCTGGAAAGCAAATTAAGTTGGACTGAGATGTTGATGGGGGAGTTTTTGTGTCTGCCAGTGTCAGAATACTCTGAGATTACAAACATGTAGCTGAGGAGGCTCATGTGCCAGGTGGCTGGCGTTTCAATTGTTGCTTACTGGAGATGGCTTCAGGTTTTCGTTTAACTTCTTATTTAATCAGGCACCATCACAGAAATCAAATTTCATTATCTATGAGGATTCTGATAATGGAAATGTAAcgcaaaataaattaataaagaaagCAATAAACAGAACTGAACGGATGCTACTCCAAAGCCCGACCTTCCTTAGTTACGGTTGCTATGCATGTCAAGCCTTTATTTCTGCAGATGTGCTTTAAAATGAGCATGAGGTCAGATTCAACACTAAAGATTTGCAACATGTTGTGAAAAATCTTCCTGCATATCATCAGAGGGACAATccattattaaataaaaatagtacCTGAATGGAAATGAATAGAAAAAACTGGGCCAGGTTTGTTGCTACTACTGATTGAATGGTT is part of the Kryptolebias marmoratus isolate JLee-2015 linkage group LG4, ASM164957v2, whole genome shotgun sequence genome and harbors:
- the pdzrn3b gene encoding E3 ubiquitin-protein ligase PDZRN3-B isoform X1; this encodes MGFELDRFKGTVDPDFKCNLCNKVLEDPLTTPCGHVFCSGCVLPWVVQQSSCPVKCQRISAKELNHVLPLKNLILKLEIKCDNHARGCDAVVRLQHLAEHAEACGFSPAKCGNRGCDAVLSARDVDAHMREACEHRAAGLCEDGCGLPLTHREQRLKSHCCVRALKAHSGALQCKLLILDREFKKQALEANKREKALLAQLSSVHSELQMTALKYQKKFTEYSERIDSLTQTVASSCQEDRTKNVTLVLLREGGSLGFNIVGGRPCVDDNDSTSNEGIFVSKIVEKGPADKEGGLQIHDRITEVNGKDLSKATHEQAVEAFRTAKEPIMVQVLRRAPYPKLVSPTADLQVSDIGTQTDIALQHITALSKLPSSSPPMTELEEYLLPDEHPPGHAYFDPNDFLEGIQQDIEREGLEYEEVDLYRANIQDKLGLTICYRTDDEDEAGIYISEIDPNSIAAKDGRIREGDKIVQINGVEIQNREDAVALLTTEGNQNISLLVARPEIQLDDSWMDDDRNDFLDDLHMDMLEQQHHQAMQFTASMLVQKKHEEDGGTTDTATLLSNHHEKDSGVGRTDESTRNDESSEQENLADDQTTTASNTLGSCRKLTYSQDTLGSTDLPFGGESFMSADYTDADFLGIPADECERFRELLELKCQMRTSGAQALYGQGAGAEGQAEEGVDKELELLNEELRSIELECLNIVRAHKMQQLREQCRESWMLHNSGFRNYNTSIDARRHELSDISELPEKSDKDSSSAYNTGESCRSTPLTLELSPDNSLRRGAENQCPAGPSGSSSSVGKMLKPLLSPVQEACGPSRSRGSSKDQDGALQADSKERKLGESSKSGRSFSQPHSPYKHAHIPAHAQHYQSYMQLIQQKSAVEYAQSQMSLVSMCRDPISPSDLEPKMEWKVKIRSDGTRYITKRPVRDKLLRERALRIHEERSGMTTDDDAISELKMGRYWSKEERKQHAVRAKEQKQRREFMKQSRADCLKEQSGTEDKKEPNIIELSHKKMMKKRNKKIFDNWMTIQELLTHGTKSPDGTRVYNSLLSVTTV